The proteins below are encoded in one region of Thermodesulfobacteriota bacterium:
- a CDS encoding ankyrin repeat domain-containing protein: MLLLAIILALFGLNLWNWLACNFAARRSMVSPWLYSPINCILWCCLTIAMLIGSLYCFWLAVGSIWKAIGWIVFMYLAGATICNLMFKFLKSLVGLSDWTPLHTSSITGDEGMTRLHISMGADVNAKGRVNFTPLHSASIAGHKEVAELLISKGANVNAKSLLGETPLHWAYCHKEVAELLISKGANVNAK, translated from the coding sequence ATGCTTCTTTTAGCGATAATACTTGCACTTTTTGGTCTTAATCTTTGGAATTGGCTTGCATGCAATTTTGCAGCACGAAGATCTATGGTTTCTCCATGGCTGTATAGTCCTATTAACTGTATTTTATGGTGTTGCTTGACTATTGCAATGCTAATTGGATCATTATATTGCTTTTGGTTAGCCGTAGGAAGCATATGGAAAGCAATAGGATGGATTGTTTTTATGTATCTTGCAGGAGCAACTATCTGCAACCTAATGTTTAAGTTCTTAAAATCGTTAGTGGGTTTAAGTGATTGGACCCCGTTACATACTTCAAGTATAACTGGTGATGAGGGAATGACGAGGCTTCACATATCAATGGGCGCGGATGTAAACGCTAAAGGCAGAGTCAATTTCACACCTCTACACTCAGCAAGTATAGCAGGTCATAAAGAAGTGGCAGAGTTATTGATCTCCAAAGGCGCTAACGTCAACGCTAAAAGTTTGCTAGGCGAAACCCCTCTCCACTGGGCATACTGTCATAAAGAAGTGGCAGAGTTATTGATCTCCAAAGGCGCTAACGTCAACGCTAAAAG
- a CDS encoding ankyrin repeat domain-containing protein: KSLLGETPLHWAYKKHNHKEVAKLLILNGADVKGRDKDGQTPLFYICEKGHKEIAELLISKGADVNAKTTDHWTPLRVACFNGHKEIAELLISKGADVNAKNKHGITPLHVAIGKGNKEIAELLISSGADVNAKHRSGLTSLHMASDRGHKEIAELLISSGANVNAKAINGWAPLHVACFNGHKEIAELLISKGANVNNNDDSPLHVAIDKGNKEIAELLISSGADVNAEDKCSFTPLFEAIEKGHKEIAELLISKGADVNANGFFNRTPLRIAIKKGYKDIVELLKAHGAKE; the protein is encoded by the coding sequence AAAAGTTTGCTAGGCGAAACCCCTCTCCACTGGGCATACAAGAAGCATAATCACAAAGAAGTAGCCAAATTGCTTATCTTGAATGGCGCTGATGTAAAGGGTAGGGACAAAGACGGCCAAACTCCCCTGTTTTATATATGCGAAAAAGGCCACAAAGAAATAGCTGAATTACTTATTTCTAAAGGTGCTGATGTGAATGCCAAAACCACTGATCACTGGACCCCTCTGCGCGTGGCATGCTTTAACGGCCACAAAGAAATAGCTGAATTACTTATCTCCAAAGGCGCCGATGTGAATGCAAAGAACAAGCATGGTATTACCCCTCTGCACGTGGCGATTGGTAAAGGGAACAAAGAAATAGCTGAATTGCTCATCTCTAGTGGTGCCGATGTGAATGCAAAGCACAGAAGTGGCTTGACTTCTCTCCACATGGCAAGCGATAGAGGCCACAAAGAAATAGCTGAATTGCTCATCTCTAGTGGTGCGAATGTCAATGCGAAAGCCATCAATGGCTGGGCCCCTCTGCACGTGGCATGCTTTAACGGCCACAAAGAAATAGCTGAATTACTTATCTCCAAAGGCGCAAATGTCAATAATAATGACGATTCCCCTCTGCACGTGGCGATTGATAAAGGGAACAAAGAAATAGCTGAATTGCTCATCTCTAGTGGTGCCGATGTGAATGCAGAGGACAAATGCAGTTTTACCCCTTTGTTCGAAGCAATTGAAAAGGGCCACAAAGAAATAGCTGAATTACTTATCTCCAAAGGCGCCGATGTGAATGCGAATGGCTTCTTTAACAGAACTCCTCTGCGCATTGCAATCAAAAAAGGATACAAAGATATAGTCGAGCTACTCAAAGCTCACGGCGCGAAGGAATAG